In the genome of Toxoplasma gondii ME49 chromosome Ia, whole genome shotgun sequence, the window GGCATCCGAGATtgttccttcgtttttcggCTGAATCCGCGAACCGGTTCCCTGCGGTGTCCCCTGGCCCAGGAGGCCAGCAAAACCGACTTCACCATTGACACGCAGTCAGCCAAGATACCTCGGCTGTCTACCGCTCGCTCGGCCCAGTGCCTCTTCAGACTGTCAGACCTCACGGCGTCCGGGTAGGGAGCTCCTCACCTGCCCAGTCGACGCGTGCTCCTTACGGAGCGCCGCAATTCTCTCCCCGACATAATTCGTGACCTGCATGCGGTTTACATGCTCACAAATCATAACGCACTCACAGAGAGCCccaaaagagaaggagaagcgagtgGCTCCCGAACCTGCCACCAACGTCTCGCAAAAAGTCGAACAAATCTGCGAATCCAAGGAGTTGGGGCCTCAGCTCGCAGACCAGCTGGCGGTTCGGCTGCTGGGCAACTCCCCCCCGTCGATCAACGATCTTCCTAAGGCGTtccgaagaaaaggacgagaaacTCAGAACGTCGGAGGCGCATCCTACCGCGACAAGGAGGTTGCAATGCAGCACAAGGCAGCGCAGTCAAGAcattcttccctttctctccgccgtGAACCCTCCCCGAAGCGCGAACCGCCACGGGCGCGGTGGGGAGAGACCTAAGACGTTGAAGTGGCGCCACCGAAGAGAATGGCCAAACACGGCggagaacgcatgcaactACAGAGGGCAGACAGCCAGCGAAAGTTGAAAACGCAAAGGCGGTGGTACGCTTCACGGTCGCAGGAGGAACGACGAAGCAGCAAACGCGTTCAAATGCCTTTCTgtcctcaccttctctcgAATCTCCATGCCCATCATCAGAGTCGTCGGGAACTtgggagcgagagacactgcAGAGTCCGGACAACACACAGCTTCAGGAGAATGACGGACGCCGTCCATGCGTTTCGTCCGTATCACGCGGAAAAACGCGAACGTGGACACAGAAAATCTCCAATCTGTCGCCTGCGTGGAGCACTCCTCGAATCCTAGGAAGTGAGCAGCGAAAAACCAAACAGTGAGTCGGGCGTGAGCGCCCACCGACACCGTTGCCagaagaggtcgagagaCACCTAAATCCAGCGAAGGGCATTCGTTAAATGCACTGCAGAGATCGGTGGATATCTGCAGAGAGCTACAAAGATCAGAGATACAAACAGATGTATATCGATACACCGACATGCATCTGCAGTTGTTTTCTACTCTAACGAGGACGAACTGGAGTGTGATGGAGCTCTGACGCATGGAGAAACGGCGAAATGGTTCGCTGAGAACAAGATGGCAAAGAACCTCACCGAGCAATCCGCCGAAGCCACACCCCACGTCAAGAAACTCCACACGCGAGCCGACTGTTCCGTTCAAGTGAGGCGCTGGTGTaaccagagaaaaaaacaaaagccatccacacaaaaacacagcaacatgtctctctgtatctgAAATACAAAGATACGCAtctgcatatacacatatacatatatatatatatataaaatatatatatatatatgttggGATAGGTGGCATTGACGATACTCACTGGTAGAGAACGGGGAGCCGCCTAGAACATGtgaggagcagagacgaaacgactTGGTTTTGTGGGTATGGGCGATACGCTGATGCATGCGGCGTGACGACAGGCCGCGCTTGTTAATGTCgctcggcgcatgcagtaAAGAGACACATTTGATATTATAGCAAGCGCCGCAAGTGGATAGAAAGGGGACGTCGCCCTGAGCCGCTCACGCCCGGAAGCGGTGATGTTGGGGGAGACCCGAGAAAGCTCTCCGATTTTTTctatctgcatgcacggtaTGTTGAATGCGAGATGTCCCGCACAAAAAAAGCGTTCCTCTGAAGCGCTCTCGCGTGAAGGCGGAAGCAAAAAGAACATGAGAAAGCGCGAAACTCCACACCCGACACAGGAAACAAAAGGGAACTCGTACGGCACCGAtcaaggagacaaagaagagacaccgaagagaagcgagacactATAGGGGACTCcagaaggaggaaacgcgcgAGATGCAGCAGGGTggggggagaaaagagagataCTACCATCGCGAGAATGCAAGCGCAGTGTGAAAAAGCCTTACGCTGGCGAGAAGGATACGAAACAGGGTACTGCTCCGCTGCACATACCGCAAATAAAGGTTTGGACACAACACAAGCAtggagaagatgaagacaagaaaaagattGACCCTCTGCTCGTCTGATCCCTTCGACAGAAAAGCTCTTTTTTAGCAGAATATATgcaagaagaaggtggagacagactgTGATCTACGCCttcagtcttcttcctgttggCAACACCAACTGCGGAGCTGCCGACCAGGttctcgtctcgcttctgGATAAAACGTTTCAAGATTTTGCTCATTCGTTCCTCCAAGCAACGAGTTGACTCTGTCAAACATAGCAACGAAAAAACTGTATACACGAGGCAatccgtatatatatatatatatatatatatacatatataagtatatgcatacacatgtataaTGCACATATAAatgaatacatatacacacgtATATGCATAGAGTTACaaaatgtacatatatatatatatatatatatgtagcaATTAGCGTCCTCAGGAGGACTGAACTTCACTTCTGAACATTGGTCGGCATTTCATGCATTGGTGTGAACGAGCTTTCTAGTTTTTTCCGTCGCGTCTTTACTGTTGAGAGCGAGCTCGACAGAGGCGGGTGTATCAGCCTTGccggggaagaaggcagggaaGTGACGAGACCAGTCGACGAAGTCAGGACTTCTGGGATAAACGATGTACGAGTCTGCGAGTGGGTTGCAGTGctgaagaaagacgcagaaagcgacaaggaagcagcgaaacgcCTACAGAGGGTGTGCAGAGACGGCTCGAAACAGCTGAAACGGTGGATTTCAAGGTTCCTCCAAAACACCGCGACGGAGAGgccgagaaaaggaggcaaATCCCGAAAAAGGGACACAGAGGGAAATGCAACGAGCGAAATGGACAGGAAGGAACAGGAGCCAGCAGGCAGAGATACAGACTGCCTTAAACCATCCGCCAGCTACATGCTACCTGTATACTTGCATGCCTGGGAACATATGCACCTCCGAGTTTAGGACCTCACTTTCTTATGTTTGTTGGTGTGAggctttgcatgcatcgaatGCCGAGAACCAACAGACACCCGTGACAGGCTTCGGTGGGGAGCTTTCTTGAgtccttctttgttttttttgtgtcATACATTCGGGTATCACCATAGCTTACCGTTTGGACTTTCTGAGATATTCTGTTGCAACTCACACCAGACAGTACGCAAAGAAATTGGAGGACCCAGGATACTTGCACTACTACTCCGcaagcttctctctctctctaggCATGAATCCGTCTGCCCGCCCGAtacaaacatgcatgcatagatGCATACGCATGAATAGGTTTATATGCAGGCAGCGGTGTTGTGTATGTTTCTACGCGTGGAACTCACTGCTCTCTGTCGATACGCCGCCTTCTTTGGCTTGAGGACTCCTGCGCTGTCTTGCCCCCCAACTGCAGCCGCATCTTGCatgcaagaggaagaacaagctgaagaggaggaggcagagagagaagagtctAGGGAGTTGGTGAGACAGGCAGGTTCCATTGAGCTGTGCAGCGTCGCAGTCCTTTCGAGAGAATGCAAACGCATGTCTGTTTCGCCGTcaggaagccgaagaagcagtcggcgaagaaaggcaagaTGCTGACGAAGGAGGTcagacggaggaagagaggaagaagagcaagaacaaaagagaagaagagagagcaacgacagagggaagaagagggagcaaTGTCAGAGAGGGAAGATTCGGGGGTCGAGAAAGAgctggaggagaagcaagactAAAGAAGCTCCCCCCTGCGTCACGGACTGTTCTTTTACAAGGAtcaaagaagacgcagacgaacgtgagagaagacgaagatgtACATAcaaaggaaaacggaggGGAGGAAAAAAAATCTTTGATCTTAGTCTGGGTGTGCCTCGAGGATCCCCTCGACTCGTTATCGTCGCCGCCAAAACTGGAAGGCCTTCCTGACGGAGTTCCTTCAGAGCCCCTCAGAGGGACAgtgagacgcatgcaaaggcGCAAGTTATATTTGAATTATTACAAGCTCATGTCTTTATGAACATTTAAATAAATACTTTAAAAAAGTagagtgcatgcaagtgcatgcaaagccTCATGCAACGCGACGGACGCgagaacgcggagacagggcaGTTGAACAGAGGGCGTGAGAGCGGGAGCCGCTTTTGTGCAAAGCGTCGAGACTGATGAATGATTGAAGGAACGCAGTGGGTGGAAACAAAGGCCTGAAAAAACTTGTTCATTCATGCCTGTGACTCAGACGAAAAGGGTGCCCGGCTGTTCTTACCGAGCGTCGCTACGCCGCAGCGCTGGCCCTcgagtctctttctctctttctctttgctgACCGAGGAAGTCTGGGAAGAGTCGCCGAGAAAGCTCAAagagaacaacagagagaggacgaacaaagagaagcaaatgGCTGCGGGAAGCTCaacggcgagaggaaaaacgaagggcAACGCAGAGAACTGGAAAGGAGCGaagaacaagggagagagaagacgcgagagaggcaaagggtcgagcctttctctcgcgaagACTTGGAATTTTGACTCGAGTACCCGAAGCGCTGTATCGTCGTCCTTTCCCCACTGCCTCACCTCATGTTTCCGGCGCATCATTTTTCAAGAGGTCCGGTTTTCCtcgaaaacgcaga includes:
- a CDS encoding tRNA -methyltransferase family protein (encoded by transcript TGME49_294180), with protein sequence MRLHSLERTATLHSSMEPACLTNSLDSSLSASSSSACSSSCMQDAAAVGGQDSAGVLKPKKAAYRQRAHCNPLADSYIVYPRSPDFVDWSRHFPAFFPGKADTPASVELALNTEQYPVSYPSRQPPHLNGTVGSRVEFLDVGCGFGGLLVSLAPKFPTTLMMGMEIREKVTNYVGERIAALRKEHASTGQFANVSIIRTNVMKFLVNYFRKGQLTKMFFCFPDPHFKRSNWRRRIINTPVLSLYAYVLRPGGLLYTVTDVEDLHRWMRKSCLLHPLFEEVPLADLKDDPCIAAIESDTEEGMKVKRMGQPCYTCVFRRKSDLPVD